One Clostridiisalibacter paucivorans DSM 22131 DNA window includes the following coding sequences:
- a CDS encoding DMT family transporter, translated as MVFTYYLLSLVSGFALTLQVGINGQLRFKMGNPILSSLISFSVGTLGLAIVFLSAVLNGSSALPTANHIKNTSWWMFTGGLLGAFYIFTTIFTSPKIGFANMFSLIICGQIILAVIFDHFGLLGNQVHSLSPLRVLGIILLVLGVYIIQTH; from the coding sequence GTGGTATTTACATATTATTTATTATCGTTAGTATCTGGATTTGCCTTGACTTTACAGGTTGGTATAAACGGACAACTTCGTTTCAAAATGGGTAATCCTATACTTTCATCCCTTATTAGCTTTAGCGTAGGGACTCTGGGACTTGCAATAGTATTCTTATCTGCTGTATTAAATGGCTCTAGCGCATTACCAACTGCTAATCATATCAAAAATACAAGTTGGTGGATGTTTACAGGAGGACTATTGGGAGCATTTTATATATTTACAACCATATTTACTTCTCCTAAAATTGGATTTGCCAACATGTTTAGTCTTATTATATGTGGTCAAATAATTCTTGCTGTTATATTTGACCATTTTGGGTTATTAGGCAACCAAGTCCATTCACTAAGTCCTTTAAGAGTTCTAGGAATTATTTTATTAGTCTTAGGTGTTTATATTATTCAAACTCATTAA
- a CDS encoding TIGR00730 family Rossman fold protein has translation MKRICIYSGSNLGFRPEYKENAKLLGNILAKNKIELVYGGSRIGLMGQVANEVLKNNGKVIGVMPKGLFSGEMVHKNLTKLIEVKNMHERKQTMTELSNGFISLPGGLGTYEELFEVLSWAQLGIHKKPIGLLNVSNFFDPLLHMIQNTCTEGFMSESNIKLISISDNPSLLIEKMKNYTPPLMENKWRELPYK, from the coding sequence ATGAAAAGAATCTGTATTTATTCTGGCTCTAATCTAGGTTTCCGTCCAGAATATAAAGAAAATGCTAAACTACTTGGTAACATATTAGCAAAAAACAAGATTGAATTAGTATATGGTGGTTCAAGAATAGGTCTTATGGGACAAGTAGCAAATGAAGTTTTAAAAAATAATGGAAAAGTTATTGGAGTTATGCCTAAAGGCCTTTTCTCAGGTGAAATGGTTCACAAAAATTTAACTAAACTTATTGAAGTTAAAAACATGCATGAAAGAAAGCAAACTATGACTGAACTTTCTAATGGATTCATATCACTTCCTGGTGGACTAGGCACTTATGAAGAACTATTTGAAGTCCTTAGTTGGGCTCAACTTGGTATTCATAAAAAACCTATTGGCCTATTAAATGTATCAAATTTCTTTGACCCTCTTTTACATATGATACAAAATACCTGTACTGAAGGTTTTATGAGTGAATCAAATATTAAACTCATCTCAATTTCTGACAACCCTTCACTATTAATAGAAAAAATGAAAAACTATACTCCACCTCTAATGGAAAATAAATGGCGTGAATTA